The Fimbriimonadales bacterium genome contains a region encoding:
- the cas1 gene encoding type II CRISPR-associated endonuclease Cas1 yields the protein MISRIVEVSIPGFLSLKDRQLVVEKDGEVKGTIPIEDLGVLILDHPALVYTHQLFQHLAEHNVAVVLCDAKHMPTSLLLNYVTHHEHTKVLRSQISCSPHKKTSLWRQIVQAKIERQSRVLQKEKKRSPKLEGLAQKVTQSQTDLIEARAAHIYFHLLFGKDFDRDPKAPGINSLLNYGYAIIRAAIARAIVGTGMHPALGIHHRNPYNPFCLADDLMEPLRPLVDQTVYRLAKSLPEINDLTPALKREILSITTSDLLLKKRKLPFMTAIPLYVAGVKQYLCENARKVEIPLW from the coding sequence GTGATTAGCCGAATCGTGGAAGTCTCCATCCCGGGATTCCTTTCCCTCAAGGACCGCCAACTCGTGGTGGAAAAAGACGGAGAGGTGAAAGGCACCATCCCCATTGAAGACCTCGGCGTCCTCATCCTGGACCACCCAGCCCTGGTGTACACTCACCAACTCTTCCAGCACCTCGCAGAACACAACGTCGCTGTGGTCCTCTGCGACGCCAAACATATGCCCACCTCCCTCCTCCTCAACTACGTGACCCATCACGAGCACACCAAAGTCCTCCGAAGTCAGATCTCCTGCTCGCCCCACAAAAAGACCTCCCTGTGGAGGCAAATCGTCCAGGCAAAAATAGAGCGCCAGAGCAGGGTACTCCAGAAGGAGAAAAAACGCTCTCCCAAATTAGAGGGACTGGCTCAAAAGGTTACCCAGAGCCAAACCGACCTCATAGAAGCCCGCGCCGCTCATATCTATTTCCACCTCCTCTTCGGAAAGGACTTTGACCGTGACCCCAAAGCGCCCGGAATCAACAGCCTCCTCAATTATGGCTACGCCATTATCCGCGCCGCCATCGCCCGCGCTATCGTCGGAACGGGAATGCACCCCGCTCTCGGCATCCATCACCGAAACCCCTACAATCCTTTCTGCCTGGCGGATGACCTTATGGAGCCCCTGCGTCCCCTCGTGGACCAAACCGTGTATCGCCTCGCCAAATCCCTCCCGGAAATCAATGACCTGACGCCCGCCCTCAAGCGGGAAATTCTCAGCATCACCACGAGCGACCTGCTCTTGAAAAAGAGAAAACTGCCCTTTATGACCGCTATCCCCCTTTACGTGGCAGGCGTCAAGCAATACCTGTGCGAAAACGCCAGGAAAGTGGAGATACCCCTATGGTGA
- the cas2 gene encoding CRISPR-associated endonuclease Cas2 has protein sequence MWLLVMFDLPVMDREQQRNANRFRAKLMDDGYRRLQYSVYARPCPSMENTKMHAERLKEWIPPEGEVRTLIVTDKQFARMQVFYGGKRKPTEKPPPQLLLFTEEEPPEEG, from the coding sequence ATGTGGCTTCTCGTGATGTTTGACCTGCCTGTAATGGATAGGGAGCAACAGCGAAACGCGAACCGCTTCCGGGCAAAGCTTATGGATGATGGCTACCGCCGCCTCCAGTACAGCGTTTATGCTCGCCCGTGCCCCTCTATGGAGAACACGAAGATGCACGCCGAACGCCTGAAGGAATGGATTCCCCCGGAGGGCGAGGTGAGAACCCTCATCGTCACGGATAAGCAGTTCGCCCGGATGCAGGTGTTCTACGGGGGCAAAAGGAAGCCCACCGAGAAACCCCCTCCCCAACTCCTGCTTTTCACGGAGGAGGAGCCACCCGAGGAAGGGTGA